A DNA window from Candidatus Nanoarchaeia archaeon contains the following coding sequences:
- a CDS encoding Fic family protein, translating to MVFVQERKLKGIPYLYVNKTLRIKNTVFKISKYLGRKGEVSDAQIKKGMKDFALDVDRKTHALVMKDIRKRYAHLEYPLDLSEVEKIEEMNIKYHEIRKSLHSKDWMDVKKRFVANFVFESNALEGNSLTLKNFSEIVFEDKVESSADLREVYDAKNSYMVFSDLFDSKRELTESAIINLHKKIMKNIDNRVGYKKVPNILLGRDLELTKPEHVEKEMKMLITWYQDNKDAMYPLELAFKFHHRFEKIHPFADGNGRIGRMLLNYILIKRGYFPIIIRKTVRERYLKALQAADLGTYVVLMRFALEKAKQTHRKFFEVYYHYL from the coding sequence ATGGTCTTTGTTCAGGAAAGGAAGCTGAAGGGGATACCCTACCTCTACGTAAATAAAACCCTGCGAATAAAAAACACAGTGTTTAAGATAAGCAAGTACCTCGGCAGGAAAGGTGAGGTCTCCGATGCCCAGATAAAAAAAGGCATGAAGGATTTTGCGCTTGATGTGGACAGGAAAACCCATGCTTTGGTTATGAAGGATATACGAAAGAGATACGCTCATCTTGAATATCCTCTCGATCTTTCTGAAGTAGAGAAGATTGAGGAAATGAACATTAAATACCACGAAATCAGGAAATCTCTCCACAGCAAGGATTGGATGGACGTTAAAAAGAGGTTCGTCGCTAACTTTGTATTCGAATCAAACGCTCTTGAAGGCAACTCGCTCACATTAAAAAACTTCTCAGAGATCGTCTTTGAGGATAAGGTAGAGAGCTCTGCTGACCTGAGAGAGGTCTATGATGCAAAGAATTCCTATATGGTGTTTTCGGATCTCTTTGATTCGAAGAGGGAGCTGACTGAATCAGCTATCATCAATCTGCACAAAAAAATCATGAAGAATATTGATAATCGGGTTGGTTATAAAAAAGTGCCCAATATCCTGCTTGGCAGAGATCTTGAATTAACCAAACCCGAGCACGTCGAAAAAGAGATGAAGATGCTGATAACGTGGTATCAGGACAATAAGGATGCAATGTATCCGCTTGAATTAGCATTTAAATTCCACCATCGATTTGAGAAGATCCACCCCTTCGCAGATGGGAATGGCAGAATCGGGCGAATGCTGCTCAATTATATATTGATCAAAAGAGGGTATTTTCCCATCATCATAAGAAAAACAGTGAGGGAAAGGTATCTCAAGGCGCTTCAGGCTGCTGATTTAGG